A stretch of Zootoca vivipara chromosome 13, rZooViv1.1, whole genome shotgun sequence DNA encodes these proteins:
- the NRL gene encoding neural retina-specific leucine zipper protein, whose product MDSQTNRMGAPPPSPLSLEYLDNIDLLRFEVKQEVARTGGSFSLSSTPCSSVPPSPTLDKTGDPKSTLEELYWMATLHQTLAAAAAAGGGPEAQLMPGLDEAVEALLGVPVMDGGLRGGTAPQLQGFLGAVEGPGGEQQQLATLCDRFSDAQLVSMSVRDLNRQLRGFGKDEVQRLKQKRRTLKNRGYAQSCRFKRVQQRHVLEAEKSQLAQQLESLRAEVARVAHERDIYKARCQKLLGDAGAGGHCGEGAEPPTPQPTSMAHFYL is encoded by the exons atggACTCCCAAACAAACAG GATGGGTGCCCCGCCGCCCAGCCCCCTGAGCCTGGAGTACCTGGACAACATCGACCTGCTGCGCTTCGAGGTGAAGCAGGAAGTGGCCCGCACCGGGGGCAGCTTCTCCCTGAGCTCCACGCCCTGCAGCTCCGTGCCCCCTTCGCCCACCCTGGACAAGACGGGAGACCCCAAGTCCACCCTGGAAGAGCTGTACTGGATGGCCACGCTTCACCAGAcgctggcggcggcagcggcagcagggggCGGCCCCGAAGCCCAGCTGATGCCGGGTCTGGACGAGGCAGTGGAAGCTCTACTGGGGGTCCCGGTGATGGACGGGGGTCTTCGCGGCGGAACGGCCCCACAGCTCCAAGGTTTCTTAGGGGCTGTCGAGGGACCCggtggggaacagcagcag CTGGCCACGCTCTGCGACCGCTTCTCCGACGCGCAGCTGGTCTCCATGTCGGTGCGCGACCTCAACCGCCAGCTGCGCGGCTTCGGCAAGGACGAGGTGCAGCGGCTCAAGCAGAAGCGGCGCACGCTCAAGAACCGCGGCTACGCCCAGTCGTGCCGCTTCAAGAGGGTGCAGCAGCGCCACGTCCTGGAGGCCGAGAAGTCCCAGCTGGCGCAGCAACTGGAGTCCCTTCGCGCCGAGGTGGCGAGGGTGGCTCACGAAAGGGACATCTACAAGGCCCGCTGCCAGAAGCTTCTGGGGGACGCCGGCGCAGGGGGACACTGTGGCGAGGGGGCAGAGCCTCCGACACCTCAGCCCACCTCGATGGCACATTTTTACCTATGA